Proteins co-encoded in one Clarias gariepinus isolate MV-2021 ecotype Netherlands chromosome 13, CGAR_prim_01v2, whole genome shotgun sequence genomic window:
- the pcgf5a gene encoding polycomb group RING finger protein 5-A has protein sequence MASQRRHLIREFNRYITCSVCRGYLIKPTAVTECLHTFCKSCIVQHFEESNDCPECGIQVHETNPLEMLRLDKTLEEIIFKLVPGLREKEEQQEMDFWRKNEARSNREEGPRAKRSRVCEEEDDREEGEGGDYHRNDPQIAICLDCLRSNGQSGESTVKGLMKKFIRCSTRVTVGTIKKFLCVKLKLPSSYELDVLCNGEIMGKDHTLEFIYRTRWRLQGDTEYPMVLEYRPRIDFG, from the exons ATGGCCTCGCAGAGGAGGCACCTGATCAGAGAGTTTAACCGCTATATCACCTGCTCCGTGTGCCGGGGCTACCTGATCAAACCCACCGCCGTCACAGAGTGCCTCCACACCT TCTGTAAGAGCTGCATCGTCCAACACTTTGAGGAGAGTAACGACTGTCCTGAATGCGGCATTCAAGTCCATGAAACCAATCCTCTAGAGATGCTGAG GTTGGATAAAACCCTGGAGGAAATCATCTTTAAGTTGGTGCCTGGtctgagagaga AGGAGGAACAACAAGAAATGGATTTCTGGAGGAAAAATGAAGCCAGATCTAATAGGGAAG aAGGTCCCAGGGCCAAACGCTCTCGTGTATGTGAGGAAGAGGATGACAGAGAGGAAGGTGAGGGAGGTGATTATCACAGAAATGACCCTCAGATCGCTATCTGCCTCGACTGCCTGAGGAGCAACGGCCAATCAGGAGAGAGCACAGTGAAG GGTCTGATGAAGAAATTTATCCGCTGCTCTACTCGTGTCACCGTCGGTACCATTAAgaagtttctttgtgtgaagcTGAAGCTACCGAGTTCATATGAG CTGGACGTCCTGTGTAACGGGGAGATCATGGGGAAAGACCACACCCTGGAATTCATCTACCGAACCCGCTGGAGACTACAGGGCgacaca GAGTACCCCATGGTCCTTGAGTATCGTCCTCGAATAGACTTCGGCTAG